A genomic stretch from Acetobacter ascendens includes:
- a CDS encoding methylenetetrahydrofolate reductase — MSLSRLSVELIPRSAEALAADVATVKAHFPAADTLNIPDLMRFPLRSWDAAALVRPQFGNVIPHIRAIDIAPDAPLPGADQPGLEEILVVHGDPPADLSHRTYPNSTESIIRRYRREAPHLKVYAAFDPYRRAPWKELEDVARKKEAGAIGFFTQPVFDLKLFDLCREWMQGECVFWGLSPVIGPKSRSYWETTNHIVFPRDFSPTLEANIQFAQTVLKELAQEKGKAYLMPVRIKLEQYLPALLDAVA, encoded by the coding sequence ATGAGCCTTTCCCGCCTTTCGGTTGAGCTAATTCCGCGTTCTGCTGAAGCTCTGGCTGCAGATGTGGCTACGGTTAAAGCCCATTTTCCCGCAGCAGATACGCTGAACATTCCTGACCTAATGCGCTTTCCCCTCCGCAGTTGGGATGCTGCGGCACTTGTGCGTCCTCAGTTCGGAAACGTTATTCCGCACATCCGGGCCATAGATATTGCGCCGGATGCGCCTCTCCCCGGAGCAGATCAACCGGGATTGGAAGAAATTCTGGTTGTGCATGGTGATCCTCCGGCAGATCTCAGCCACCGCACCTACCCCAACAGCACGGAAAGTATTATCCGCCGCTACCGGCGTGAAGCGCCGCATCTCAAAGTCTATGCGGCGTTTGACCCTTACCGCCGCGCCCCGTGGAAAGAACTGGAAGACGTGGCCCGCAAGAAAGAAGCTGGAGCTATTGGTTTTTTCACGCAGCCTGTATTTGACCTGAAGCTGTTTGACCTGTGCCGGGAATGGATGCAGGGCGAATGCGTGTTCTGGGGGCTTTCCCCCGTTATTGGCCCCAAATCACGCTCTTATTGGGAAACAACAAATCACATTGTTTTCCCCCGTGATTTTTCTCCTACGCTGGAAGCCAATATCCAGTTTGCACAAACGGTGCTTAAAGAACTGGCGCAGGAAAAAGGCAAAGCCTACCTCATGCCGGTGCGCATCAAGCTAGAGCAGTATCTTCCCGCTCTGTTGGATGCCGTGGCATAA
- a CDS encoding TSCPD domain-containing protein, whose protein sequence is MNATARRHWNGVLMSTLEAAADPDAPLRSVTLPAEWDTDAATALAQLVPGDEALDLPSLASRWIDALAPDDATARSLVWMLLTRQAAPTEAVWHCRFDRPPGFIVNLAAFVSPGEGLAARTFVAALRLICSVLRHAASTLASQRNGELPLPDLFAPEQTEAAPAAPADTLAPTPLAGDILLTNLDACLAGVGLDYDSEDGRAAACAIAALATLTAHAGRGPESLPLPPVRTVLPGLGETLRAVWNEAAVETETPLAPIETGFSSSNPIDGLLGVEACGLAPAFSMLRSDGKLSRSALLRLEARGFTVETALAAALAGETVLPQPGPNAHLAMYRALTGFVDRMPARPEVQNQPIRNKLERGIRRTLPPRHGGFTQKTTIGGHRLFLRTGEYEDGTLGELALTPTRESGMVRGLMESLGEAVSIGLQYGAPLEAFVENFAYTCFGPAGTVEGDPVASYATSMLDYAFRALSDTYLGERLPDGPHQDTQSDPDPLLPLDLPEADDTPPTGRKRRNLRLVC, encoded by the coding sequence ATGAACGCAACAGCCAGACGCCACTGGAATGGCGTGCTGATGAGCACGCTAGAGGCCGCAGCAGACCCGGACGCTCCCCTTCGCTCCGTTACGCTGCCCGCAGAATGGGATACAGATGCCGCAACGGCATTGGCCCAGCTTGTACCAGGAGATGAAGCGCTGGATCTGCCCAGCCTTGCCTCCCGCTGGATTGATGCGCTGGCACCAGATGATGCCACGGCCCGATCTTTGGTGTGGATGCTGCTTACGCGGCAGGCTGCCCCAACAGAGGCCGTATGGCATTGCCGTTTTGACCGCCCGCCGGGCTTTATAGTTAATCTGGCGGCTTTTGTTTCCCCCGGTGAAGGGCTTGCTGCGCGCACATTTGTTGCGGCTCTGCGGCTGATCTGTTCCGTATTGCGCCATGCCGCCAGCACACTGGCCAGCCAGCGCAATGGGGAACTGCCGCTGCCAGATTTATTTGCACCAGAACAAACAGAAGCAGCCCCCGCTGCGCCAGCCGATACACTTGCCCCTACCCCATTGGCTGGTGATATTCTGCTCACCAATCTGGATGCCTGCCTTGCTGGCGTTGGGCTGGATTACGATAGCGAAGATGGCCGCGCCGCCGCGTGCGCCATAGCTGCCTTGGCCACACTAACCGCACATGCTGGCCGGGGGCCGGAATCTCTCCCGCTGCCACCTGTGCGCACCGTTCTGCCCGGATTGGGGGAAACCCTGCGTGCTGTCTGGAACGAAGCGGCAGTGGAGACAGAAACGCCGTTAGCTCCGATTGAAACCGGCTTTTCTTCCTCCAACCCGATAGACGGGCTTTTGGGTGTGGAAGCTTGTGGGCTGGCCCCGGCTTTTTCCATGCTGCGGTCGGATGGCAAACTTTCCAGAAGCGCCTTGCTGCGGTTGGAAGCACGTGGCTTTACGGTTGAAACTGCTTTAGCTGCCGCGCTGGCAGGTGAAACTGTTCTACCTCAGCCCGGCCCTAATGCACATTTAGCCATGTATCGTGCCCTGACTGGTTTTGTGGACCGCATGCCCGCACGGCCAGAAGTGCAGAACCAGCCAATTCGCAATAAGCTGGAACGTGGCATACGCCGCACTTTGCCCCCACGGCATGGTGGCTTTACGCAAAAAACCACCATTGGTGGCCATCGCCTATTCCTGCGCACGGGGGAATATGAAGATGGCACGCTGGGTGAACTAGCCCTTACCCCCACGCGGGAAAGCGGCATGGTACGCGGGCTGATGGAAAGCTTGGGTGAAGCTGTTAGCATTGGCTTGCAATACGGTGCCCCACTGGAAGCCTTTGTAGAAAACTTTGCCTATACTTGCTTTGGCCCGGCTGGCACGGTGGAGGGAGACCCGGTTGCATCCTACGCCACATCCATGTTGGACTACGCCTTCCGCGCCTTATCAGACACGTATCTGGGTGAGCGACTGCCAGATGGCCCGCACCAAGATACACAATCTGACCCAGACCCACTTCTGCCGCTGGATCTGCCAGAAGCAGATGATACGCCGCCCACTGGGCGCAAGCGCCGTAATCTGCGGCTTGTCTGCTAA
- a CDS encoding GNAT family N-acetyltransferase: MPDWSVSLHDSIHAIPATEWDACAGVDNPFVSHAFLSALEDSDSVRRETGWLPQHVSLHAPDGQLAATCPAYIKGHSWGEYVFDQGWARAFEAAGGRYYPKLQIAVPFTPAPGPRLLTRPDAPAETQAVMADALRQICHDTGLSSAHVTFCTERESNVLAERGWLPRLGLQYHWHNQNYACFDDFLETLSSRKRKAIRRERRDANAAGLSFHTLRGSDITPEDWQASYTFYQNTIDKKWGNAYLTPDFFPLLSERLQDRVVLMTARHEGTPVAAALNLLGGDTLYGRNWGCVGNWPFLHFELCYYRAIDFAIAHGLKRVEAGAQGEHKIQRGYLPALTHSAHWLENPSLRNGVGAFLQAERPAILAEAEALNVLSPYRQGET; encoded by the coding sequence ATGCCTGACTGGTCCGTATCTCTGCACGACAGTATCCATGCCATTCCGGCAACGGAGTGGGATGCCTGTGCAGGGGTGGACAACCCATTTGTCAGTCATGCCTTTCTTTCTGCATTAGAAGACAGCGATTCCGTACGCCGAGAAACAGGCTGGCTGCCACAGCATGTCAGCCTGCACGCACCTGATGGGCAACTGGCCGCTACGTGCCCTGCCTATATTAAAGGCCATTCATGGGGCGAGTATGTGTTCGACCAAGGGTGGGCACGTGCGTTTGAGGCCGCTGGTGGGCGCTATTACCCCAAACTGCAAATTGCCGTCCCCTTTACCCCAGCACCTGGCCCGCGCCTTTTAACGCGCCCCGATGCACCAGCGGAAACCCAAGCAGTTATGGCCGATGCCCTGCGCCAGATCTGCCATGATACAGGGCTTTCCTCCGCCCATGTGACATTCTGCACCGAGCGGGAAAGTAATGTTCTGGCGGAGCGAGGATGGCTCCCGCGCCTTGGCTTACAGTATCACTGGCACAATCAGAATTACGCCTGTTTTGATGATTTTCTGGAAACACTTTCATCACGCAAGCGCAAAGCCATCCGACGTGAGCGGCGTGATGCCAATGCCGCTGGCCTGAGCTTTCATACCCTGCGCGGATCAGACATTACGCCGGAAGACTGGCAAGCCTCTTATACGTTTTACCAGAACACAATTGATAAAAAGTGGGGCAATGCCTACCTGACGCCCGATTTTTTCCCGCTGCTTTCTGAACGTTTGCAAGACCGTGTTGTGCTGATGACAGCACGACATGAGGGCACACCCGTTGCCGCAGCCCTAAACCTTTTGGGAGGCGATACATTGTATGGTCGTAACTGGGGTTGTGTTGGCAACTGGCCGTTCCTGCATTTTGAGCTGTGCTATTACCGTGCCATAGATTTTGCCATTGCCCACGGCCTCAAACGGGTAGAAGCCGGAGCGCAGGGTGAACATAAAATCCAGCGTGGCTATTTGCCTGCCCTCACACATTCTGCCCATTGGCTAGAAAACCCCTCACTCCGCAACGGTGTCGGGGCTTTCCTTCAGGCAGAACGCCCCGCCATATTGGCGGAAGCCGAAGCCCTTAACGTGCTTTCTCCCTATCGGCAGGGTGAAACATGA
- a CDS encoding kinase inhibitor gives MAFVLTSPAFVNGDTLPQEQVYNGMGQHGQNLSPALEWKDAPAGTKSFVVTVYDPDAPTGSGWWHWVVVNIPATITALPTGAGSAGDKLPKGALQVRTDFGVPGYGGAAPPPGRVHRYVFTVYALDVPTLDVQEDSSPALVGFMVNHHKLASASLTALYGGGSRD, from the coding sequence ATGGCATTTGTTCTTACAAGCCCTGCCTTTGTAAATGGTGATACACTACCACAAGAGCAGGTTTACAACGGCATGGGGCAACATGGGCAGAATCTTTCCCCGGCGTTGGAATGGAAAGATGCACCTGCAGGCACCAAAAGCTTTGTGGTAACGGTATATGACCCAGATGCACCAACCGGTTCGGGCTGGTGGCATTGGGTGGTGGTGAATATTCCCGCTACTATTACAGCACTGCCAACGGGCGCAGGTTCGGCAGGGGATAAGCTGCCAAAAGGTGCCTTGCAAGTGCGCACAGATTTTGGCGTGCCTGGTTATGGTGGGGCTGCCCCTCCGCCGGGGCGCGTGCACCGTTATGTCTTTACGGTTTACGCGTTGGATGTGCCGACGCTGGATGTGCAGGAAGATTCCAGCCCGGCATTGGTTGGTTTCATGGTGAACCACCATAAGTTGGCTTCTGCCAGCCTGACCGCCCTATATGGTGGTGGCTCCCGCGACTAA
- a CDS encoding alpha,alpha-trehalose-phosphate synthase (UDP-forming), with translation MGRLVIVSNRVPAVRDRAQPAGGLAVALRDAVQGQECLWFGWSGQQIPDDEGEDRRVSIDTVDNVTYATVDLTKSEYNGFYEGYSNGILWPLCHYRAGLMNYSRQDRHTYHAVNLMFAQKLAPLLKPDDLIWVHDYHLFPLGLALRELGIKCRIGFFLHIPFPPWSLMRALPDAEKLMRALRAYDVMGVQTEDDARNVNEGFSVVGVPAQARVFPIGIDPESFQQQATSGLDNLEVQKLEKSLRGLPLIIGVDRMDYSKGLPERFRAYEVFLRKYPEYRGKVIYLQITPVSRGSVPEYKVLREELDGVVGHINGTYGDFDWVPIRYLTHPVPRELLAPFFRLSRAALVTPLRDGMNLVAKEYVAAQDEEDPGVLILSRFAGAAPEMEDALLVNPHDADEVADALHKSLSMSLSERQARWKRLKPDVWRVTAGSWARSFIMALAEVRSE, from the coding sequence ATGGGGCGCCTTGTTATTGTTTCCAATCGCGTTCCGGCTGTGCGCGATCGTGCTCAACCCGCCGGAGGGCTGGCTGTTGCCCTGCGAGATGCCGTGCAAGGGCAAGAATGCCTCTGGTTTGGGTGGTCTGGCCAACAAATTCCAGATGATGAAGGGGAAGATCGGCGCGTAAGCATAGACACGGTGGATAACGTAACCTACGCCACCGTAGATCTGACAAAATCAGAATATAATGGATTTTACGAAGGATATTCCAACGGAATCCTCTGGCCTCTCTGCCATTATCGCGCCGGGTTAATGAATTATAGTCGGCAGGACAGGCATACATATCATGCCGTAAACCTCATGTTTGCGCAGAAGCTTGCCCCGCTGCTGAAACCTGATGATCTAATATGGGTGCATGATTATCACCTGTTCCCGCTTGGGTTGGCGCTGCGTGAACTGGGTATAAAGTGCCGTATTGGGTTTTTCCTGCATATTCCGTTCCCACCATGGAGCCTGATGCGGGCTTTGCCGGACGCGGAAAAGCTGATGCGAGCTTTGCGTGCCTATGATGTGATGGGTGTGCAGACGGAAGATGATGCGCGAAATGTCAACGAAGGCTTTTCCGTTGTTGGTGTGCCAGCACAAGCCCGCGTGTTCCCGATCGGAATAGACCCAGAAAGTTTTCAGCAGCAGGCCACTTCCGGATTAGATAACCTAGAGGTGCAGAAGCTTGAAAAAAGCCTGAGGGGCCTACCGTTGATTATCGGTGTGGACCGTATGGATTACTCCAAAGGCTTGCCGGAGCGCTTTCGGGCCTATGAAGTGTTCTTGCGTAAATATCCAGAATATCGCGGTAAGGTTATTTATCTGCAGATTACCCCGGTTTCTCGTGGCAGTGTGCCAGAATACAAAGTGCTGCGGGAAGAACTGGACGGTGTGGTTGGCCATATTAACGGCACATATGGAGATTTTGACTGGGTTCCTATCCGTTACCTTACGCACCCCGTACCGCGTGAACTATTGGCACCATTTTTCCGCCTTTCCCGCGCAGCGTTGGTAACACCCTTGCGGGATGGCATGAATCTGGTTGCCAAGGAATACGTAGCAGCTCAGGATGAGGAAGATCCCGGCGTACTTATTCTTTCCCGCTTTGCTGGTGCTGCGCCAGAAATGGAAGATGCGCTTTTGGTGAACCCGCATGATGCAGATGAAGTGGCGGATGCCTTGCATAAATCACTCAGCATGTCTCTCTCTGAAAGACAGGCACGGTGGAAGCGGCTGAAGCCAGATGTCTGGCGTGTTACGGCTGGCAGTTGGGCACGTTCCTTTATTATGGCGTTGGCAGAGGTGCGGTCTGAATGA
- a CDS encoding DUF2155 domain-containing protein: protein MKRALYQAVACGAILAGVPVLAQAAGTALAPPAVYAPDTWQGKNTAVVRVLDRLDAHVEVLSVPIGTTAHYKSLDITPSRCLQRPPTLSPDAAAWLALQDKHPNGATFQGWMLAAEPALGVFESPVYDVRMVRCEGTDTDPMLPPLPKPVAPAAPPASGSDTAPAPTGDTSSSSHAGSPDIPDAIPDKQETGGVY from the coding sequence ATGAAGCGCGCACTGTATCAAGCCGTGGCTTGTGGGGCTATTTTGGCCGGAGTGCCTGTGCTTGCGCAGGCCGCAGGTACTGCTTTGGCGCCCCCGGCAGTGTATGCGCCAGATACGTGGCAAGGTAAAAATACGGCCGTTGTGCGGGTGCTGGACAGATTAGATGCCCATGTAGAGGTGCTCTCAGTTCCGATAGGCACAACAGCACATTATAAAAGTCTGGATATTACCCCCTCACGTTGTTTGCAACGCCCGCCCACACTTTCGCCCGATGCTGCTGCATGGTTAGCCTTACAGGATAAACATCCTAACGGAGCCACTTTTCAGGGCTGGATGTTAGCGGCGGAGCCTGCATTGGGCGTGTTTGAAAGCCCGGTTTACGATGTGCGGATGGTGCGGTGCGAGGGCACAGATACAGACCCTATGCTTCCCCCATTACCTAAACCTGTGGCACCTGCTGCACCGCCCGCATCTGGTTCAGACACGGCACCAGCACCTACAGGGGATACGTCATCTTCTAGCCATGCGGGCAGCCCGGATATTCCCGATGCCATACCAGACAAGCAAGAAACCGGTGGCGTTTATTAG
- the mlaD gene encoding outer membrane lipid asymmetry maintenance protein MlaD yields MRLMASAMAEKSRRSLTELLTGTFVLVAISGMLVAAVVGEGRKTDTTGYQLNADFTHIDGLDIGSDVRLAGVTVGQVVRETVDPHTFKAHVTFTVRPDIHLSDDTAAIITSDSLLGGKYIALSPGGDDKTLKPGGTVGQTQGSISLEQLLSKFIFSVTDTLTRANKAAPTNGGGTGGNDLP; encoded by the coding sequence ATGCGGCTTATGGCTTCAGCAATGGCAGAAAAATCTCGGCGTAGTCTTACAGAACTGCTTACTGGCACTTTTGTGTTGGTGGCTATTAGCGGCATGCTGGTGGCTGCTGTAGTGGGCGAAGGCCGCAAAACAGACACAACCGGTTACCAGCTTAATGCAGATTTCACGCACATAGATGGGCTGGATATTGGCTCTGATGTGCGGCTGGCAGGCGTGACAGTTGGGCAGGTGGTGCGTGAGACCGTAGATCCACACACCTTTAAGGCGCATGTGACCTTTACTGTGCGGCCTGATATTCATCTTTCAGATGATACAGCAGCCATTATCACCAGTGATAGTTTGCTGGGCGGCAAGTATATTGCCCTCTCTCCGGGTGGGGATGACAAAACCCTTAAACCCGGTGGAACAGTTGGGCAGACACAGGGTTCCATCAGTTTGGAACAGTTGCTCAGCAAATTCATTTTCTCGGTTACGGATACCCTCACACGTGCCAACAAGGCAGCACCTACAAATGGTGGTGGCACAGGCGGGAATGATCTGCCCTGA
- a CDS encoding NADH:ubiquinone oxidoreductase subunit NDUFA12, with protein MANFGTWLHTRRKGRLVGKDADGRCYYESTGPARQGGGVERPERWVIYLKGEDPSAVPPEWWGWLHHTLDAPIPAEERKPWQLPHQPNMTGTVQAYRPPGSLYSTGQHPPATGDYEAWTPDA; from the coding sequence ATGGCAAACTTTGGAACATGGCTGCATACGCGCCGGAAGGGGCGGCTGGTTGGCAAGGATGCCGATGGCCGCTGCTATTACGAATCAACAGGTCCGGCCCGTCAGGGTGGTGGGGTGGAACGCCCCGAACGCTGGGTGATTTACCTGAAAGGGGAAGATCCTTCTGCCGTACCACCAGAATGGTGGGGATGGCTGCACCACACGCTGGATGCCCCTATTCCGGCAGAAGAACGCAAGCCTTGGCAGCTTCCGCATCAGCCCAATATGACAGGCACGGTACAAGCTTACAGGCCGCCGGGAAGTCTGTATTCCACGGGCCAGCACCCACCTGCGACGGGAGATTACGAGGCATGGACACCTGATGCGTGA
- a CDS encoding bifunctional methylenetetrahydrofolate dehydrogenase/methenyltetrahydrofolate cyclohydrolase, with translation MTNAPSSSLPSDHQASLIDGKGFAAKMRQHIREDVLAFHEKHGVTPGLAVILVGNDPASEVYVRNKAVQTHHAGMRSFMHMLPENTSEAELLALIDRLNKDPEIHGILVQLPLPNGLDGRRVTNAILPEKDVDGLGEINAGRLAVGLPSLIPCTPLGCLLLLRDQLGDMKGQHAVIIGASNLVGKPMALLLLAEGCTVSIAHIHTRDTAALARQADILVVATGCRELVRGDWIKLGATVIDVGITRIKTDDGKTRLVGDVAFDEAVKVAGRITPVPGGVGPVTIACLLKNTLTAAKLQLEGNAE, from the coding sequence ATGACCAACGCACCTTCATCATCCCTTCCCTCCGATCATCAGGCTTCTCTGATTGATGGCAAAGGCTTTGCCGCCAAAATGCGCCAGCATATCCGTGAGGATGTCCTGGCGTTTCACGAGAAACATGGCGTAACGCCCGGTCTGGCCGTTATTCTGGTTGGGAATGACCCTGCCAGCGAAGTGTATGTACGCAACAAGGCTGTGCAGACCCATCATGCCGGCATGCGCTCCTTCATGCACATGCTGCCCGAAAACACATCGGAAGCTGAACTTCTGGCGCTGATAGACCGCCTGAACAAAGACCCCGAAATTCACGGCATTCTCGTGCAGCTTCCCTTGCCCAACGGGCTGGATGGACGCCGCGTAACCAACGCCATTCTGCCTGAAAAGGATGTGGATGGTCTGGGTGAAATTAACGCTGGCCGTCTGGCTGTGGGCCTGCCCTCGCTCATCCCCTGCACGCCACTGGGTTGCCTGCTACTGCTGCGTGACCAGTTGGGGGATATGAAAGGCCAGCACGCCGTGATTATTGGGGCCTCCAACCTTGTGGGCAAACCCATGGCCCTGTTGCTGCTGGCAGAAGGCTGCACGGTTTCTATCGCGCATATCCATACGCGCGATACGGCGGCACTTGCGCGCCAAGCCGATATTCTGGTGGTGGCCACCGGTTGCCGTGAACTGGTGCGTGGGGACTGGATTAAACTCGGCGCCACCGTGATTGACGTTGGCATTACCCGTATCAAAACCGATGATGGTAAAACCCGTCTTGTGGGTGACGTTGCGTTTGATGAAGCTGTTAAAGTAGCGGGCCGCATTACGCCGGTGCCCGGTGGCGTTGGCCCGGTGACCATTGCCTGCCTGCTGAAAAACACACTAACCGCAGCTAAATTACAGCTTGAGGGGAATGCGGAATGA
- the otsB gene encoding trehalose-phosphatase → MLGSLGAQDFRFHLPPLNETAFLLDFDGTLVDIAPTPESVVVPNGLLDSLRHLREACGDALAVVSGRPIDQIDHFLGDVPFAVAGEHGVAIRHRPGGPIERAALPSLPLEWLAQARDLLATLPGTRLEHKEGGFVLHYRAAPEAAETLRQAASEWVQQSKGTFLLLPAKMAWEIRPAGIDKGYAVSLLMESPPFTGRKPVFVGDDVTDEDAIAAVRRMGGVGLRIPSDFPTPSIFRAWLGSLTGGSR, encoded by the coding sequence GTGCTAGGTTCTCTCGGTGCGCAGGATTTCCGTTTTCATCTACCCCCGTTGAACGAAACTGCCTTTCTGCTCGATTTTGACGGTACTCTGGTTGATATTGCTCCCACGCCAGAATCTGTTGTGGTACCAAATGGGCTTCTTGATAGCCTGCGCCACTTGCGTGAAGCATGTGGAGATGCCTTGGCTGTTGTTTCTGGCCGCCCCATTGATCAGATAGATCATTTTTTGGGTGACGTGCCTTTTGCCGTTGCTGGTGAGCACGGGGTAGCTATTCGGCATCGTCCCGGTGGCCCGATTGAACGCGCGGCATTGCCCTCTTTGCCGCTTGAATGGCTGGCTCAGGCGCGGGATTTGTTGGCAACATTGCCGGGTACACGGTTGGAGCACAAAGAAGGTGGGTTTGTCCTGCATTACCGTGCCGCACCAGAAGCCGCAGAAACGTTGCGTCAGGCAGCTAGCGAATGGGTTCAGCAATCTAAAGGGACATTTTTGCTTCTGCCCGCCAAAATGGCCTGGGAAATACGCCCCGCCGGAATTGATAAAGGCTATGCGGTCTCCTTGTTAATGGAAAGTCCTCCCTTTACCGGCAGAAAGCCCGTATTTGTAGGGGATGACGTAACGGATGAAGATGCCATAGCTGCCGTGCGCAGAATGGGGGGCGTGGGGCTACGTATTCCATCTGATTTCCCAACCCCTTCTATTTTTCGGGCTTGGTTGGGATCCCTTACAGGCGGGAGCCGGTAA
- a CDS encoding RidA family protein: MMSTPESRLAELGIELPTPAAPVANYVACVQTGSLLVVSGQLPLKDGKLFATGKLGDAVSVETAVEAARYSMINVIAQVRAAVGDLSRVKRVVRLGGFIACTPEFTSHAAAMNGASDLAVAVFGDAGRHARSTVGVPSLPLDAPVEVEGLFEIG, from the coding sequence GTGATGAGCACTCCTGAATCCCGTCTGGCTGAACTTGGTATCGAACTTCCTACACCTGCCGCACCTGTTGCTAACTACGTAGCCTGCGTTCAAACTGGCTCTCTTTTGGTGGTTTCCGGCCAGTTGCCCCTTAAAGATGGCAAACTGTTTGCGACCGGCAAGCTGGGAGATGCCGTTTCTGTTGAAACAGCGGTTGAGGCTGCGCGTTACAGCATGATCAATGTGATCGCACAGGTACGCGCCGCGGTGGGCGACCTTTCCCGCGTGAAGCGCGTGGTGCGGTTGGGTGGCTTTATTGCCTGCACACCAGAATTCACTTCGCACGCAGCTGCCATGAATGGTGCATCTGATCTGGCCGTGGCTGTATTTGGTGATGCCGGACGCCATGCGCGCTCCACCGTTGGCGTACCTTCCCTGCCGCTGGATGCACCGGTAGAAGTAGAAGGGTTGTTCGAAATCGGCTGA